In Ictidomys tridecemlineatus isolate mIctTri1 chromosome 16, mIctTri1.hap1, whole genome shotgun sequence, a single genomic region encodes these proteins:
- the Zxdc gene encoding zinc finger protein ZXDC isoform X4, whose protein sequence is MPGRGGPLFLRGGGTDAAAGPKMDLPALLAAPAARGGQHGGGGGGGPSRLRRGPGPPLSAGPGRRRLLLLRGPEDGGPEPRREEAPGPSPPPPEDGGDAFVVLLEVARGAAAEAPGRREAEPSPSASPAGRSEPPGPGSGPAAAPGAALAGAVALDRRDLLVRLDRGVFTLAPPPAPGPPAPRPPAPPGPAAAAGRRAPPGYRCPEPQCALAFAKKQQLQVHLLTHGGPQARRPFKCPLDGCGWAFTTSYKLKRHLQSHDKLRPFGCPVGGCGKKFTTVYNLKAHMRGHEQESLFKCEVCAERFPTHAKLSSHQRSHFEPERPYKCDFPGCEKTFITVSALFSHSRAHFREQELFPCSFPGCSKQYDKACRLKIHLRSHTGERPFICDSDSCGWTFTSMSKLLRHKRKHDDDRRFTCPVEGCGKSFTRAEHLKGHSITHLGTKPFECPVEGCCARFSARSSLYIHSKKHLQDVGAPKSRCPVSSCNRLFTSKHSMKAHVVRQHSQRPDLVPPLEAPSSLTPSSELSGPGQSELSSLDLAALFSEPPASGGAAAAGSEEALSSGILTIDVTSVSSSLGGTLPANSSSLGPMDPLVLVAHSDLPPSLESPLILGTAATVLPPGSFSVEDVHAVTTGPVGCLVALPVGQDPGALTSSGNLAAHATTPACSSVPELPAPVKVERDPPVASQQLCDVGLPRVPEYKWCVVTGPQESGGSARTDSRAVQLAQKKKEGAARRAEAPESTQRKLRDGQHGPPCLQGGQSSCPRGSLPGPLGGPPGSALTAGLQCVQVPVLQPVSLHLCKLLPWSGLAHQVCGPASPASSCPDGLCPVGWPSPCPAEGGSVGGFPGLAMGCLWLPALPPCAIVPAGLRGPWTTPAPTLGRLLTPAGDAFCLPPLWGDGAGD, encoded by the exons ATGCCCGGGAGGGGCGGACCGCTCTTCCTGCGAGGCGGCGGCACCGACGCCGCTGCTGGGCCCAAGATGGACCTCCCAGCCCTGCTCGCCGCCCCGGCCGCGCGCGGAGGCCAacatggcggcggcggcggcggcggccccaGCCGGCTACGCCGAGGCCCGGGGCCGCCTCTGAGCGCGGGCCCGGGCCGCCGCCGCCTGCTGCTGCTGCGGGGCCCGGAAGATGGCGGGCCCGAGCCGCGGCGTGAGGAGGCCCCGGGGCCCAGCCCGCCGCCCCCCGAGGACGGCGGCGACGCCTTCGTGGTGCTGCTGGAGGTGGCGCGCGGCGCCGCCGCCGAGGCCCCGGGAAGGCGGGAAGCCGAGCCCAGCCCGAGCGCGAGCCCCGCCGGCCGCTCCGAGCCGCCGGGCCCTGGCTCCGGCCCGGCCGCCGCCCCCGGCGCGGCCCTCGCCGGCGCCGTGGCCCTCGACCGCCGGGACCTGCTCGTGCGTCTCGATCGCGGCGTCTTCACGCTGGCGCCGCCGCCCGCGCCGGGGCCGCCCGCGCCGCGCCCGCCCGCGCCCCCgggccccgccgccgccgccggccgCCGCGCGCCCCCGGGCTACCGCTGCCCCGAGCCGCAGTGCGCGCTGGCCTTCGCCAAGAAGCAGCAGCTGCAGGTGCACCTGCTGACGCACGGCGGGCCCCAGGCGCGCCGGCCCTTCAAGTGCCCGCTGGACGGCTGCGGCTGGGCCTTCACCACCTCCTACAAGCTCAAGCGACACCTGCAGTCGCACGACAAGCTGCGCCCGTTCGGCTGCCCCGTGGGCGGCTGCGGCAAGAAGTTCACCACCGTGTACAACCTCAAGGCGCACATGCGCGGCCACGAGCAGGAGAGCCTCTTCAAGTGCGAGGTGTGCGCCGAGCGCTTCCCCACGCACGCCAAGCTCAGCTCGCACCAGCGCAGCCACTTCGAGCCCGAGCGGCCCTACAAGTGCGACTTTCCCG GCTGCGAGAAGACCTTCATCACCGTGAGCGCCCTGTTCTCCCACAGCCGTGCGCACTTCAGGGAGCAGGAGCTGTTCCCCTGCTCCTTCCCCGGGTGCAGCAAGCAGTACGACAAGGCCTGCCGCCTCAAGATCCACCTGAGAAGCCACACAG gTGAAAGACCATTTATATGTGACTCGGACAGTTGCGGCTGGACCTTCACCAGTATGTCCAAACTCCTGAGGCATAAAAG GAAACACGACGATGACCGGAGGTTCACCTGCCCCGTGGAAGGCTGTGGCAAGTCCTTCACCCGCGCAGAGCACCTGAAAGGGCACAGCATCACCCACCTGGGCACCAAGCCCTTCGAGTGCCCCGTGGAAG GGTGCTGTGCCAGGTTCTCCGCCCGCAGCAGTCTCTACATTCACTCCAAGAAGCACCTCCAGGACGTGGGTGCTCCCAAAAGCCGCTGCCCGGTGTCCAGCTGCAACAGACTCTTCACCTCCAAGCACAGCATGAAGGCGCACGTGGTGCGGCAGCACAGCCAGCGCCCAG ACCTGGTCCCTCCCCTGGAGGCGCCAAGTTCGCTCACCCCCAGCAGTGAGCTGAGTGGCCCCGGGCAGAGCGAGCTCAGCAGCTTGGACCTGGCCGCCCTGTTCTCAGAGCCACCCGCCAGCGGAGGTGCCGCAGCCGCGGGGTCAGAGGAGGCGCTGAGTTCTGGGATCCTCACCATCGACGTCACTTCCGTGAGCTCGTCCCTGGGAGGGACCCTGCCAGCCAACAGCAGCTCCTTGGGGCCCATGGATCCCCTGGTCCTGGTGGCCCACAGTGACCTTCCTCCAAGTCTGGAGAGCCCCCTCATCCTGGGGACAGCGGCCACAGTGCTCCCGCCGGGCAGCTTCAGCGTGGAGGACGTGCACGCGGTGACCACGGGACCCGTGGGCTGCCTGGTGGCCCTGCCCGTGGGCCAGGACCCAGGGGCTTTGACGTCCAGTGGCAACTTAGCAGCACACGCCACCACCCCGGCCTGCAGCAGCGTCCCCGAGCTGCCAGCCCCCGTCAAGGTGGAGAGGGACCCGCCTGTGGCCTCACAGCAG CTGTGTGACGTTGGGCTCCCTCGTGTCCCTGAGTACAAATGGTGTGTGGTGACTGGGCCCCAG GAAAGTGGGGGCTCAGCGAGAACTGATTCCCGGGCCGTGCAGCTagcccagaaaaaaaaggaaggagcgGCCCGCCGTGCAG AAGCCCCCGAATCCACTCAGAGGAAACTCAGAGATGGCCAACAtgggcctccctgcctccagggagGCCAAAGCAGCTGTCCACGTGGGAGCCTCCCCGGGCCCCTCGGAGGTCCACCAGGGTCCGCTCTGACAGCCGGGCTCCAGTGCGTCCAGGTTCCGGTCCTGCAG cccGTCTCCCTGCACCTCTGCAAGCTCTTACCTTGGTCAGGACTGGCGCACCAGGTTTGTGGCCCTGCGTCCCCTGCGTCCAGTTGCCCTGACGGTCTGTGCCCAGTTGGGTGGCCGTCTCCCTGCCCTGCTGAGGGGGGCAGTGTTGGAGGCTTCCCCGGGCTGGCCATGGGGTGCCTGTGGCTGCCGGCCCTCCCCCCATGTGCCATTGTACCTGCAGGGCTGAGGGGTCCTTGGACCACACCAGCCCCCACCCTAGGACGCCTCCTCACTCCAGCAGGTGACGCCTTTTGTCTTCCCCCTTTGTGGGGAGACggggctggggactga
- the Zxdc gene encoding zinc finger protein ZXDC isoform X9 gives MPGRGGPLFLRGGGTDAAAGPKMDLPALLAAPAARGGQHGGGGGGGPSRLRRGPGPPLSAGPGRRRLLLLRGPEDGGPEPRREEAPGPSPPPPEDGGDAFVVLLEVARGAAAEAPGRREAEPSPSASPAGRSEPPGPGSGPAAAPGAALAGAVALDRRDLLVRLDRGVFTLAPPPAPGPPAPRPPAPPGPAAAAGRRAPPGYRCPEPQCALAFAKKQQLQVHLLTHGGPQARRPFKCPLDGCGWAFTTSYKLKRHLQSHDKLRPFGCPVGGCGKKFTTVYNLKAHMRGHEQESLFKCEVCAERFPTHAKLSSHQRSHFEPERPYKCDFPGCEKTFITVSALFSHSRAHFREQELFPCSFPGCSKQYDKACRLKIHLRSHTGERPFICDSDSCGWTFTSMSKLLRHKRKHDDDRRFTCPVEGCGKSFTRAEHLKGHSITHLGTKPFECPVEGCCARFSARSSLYIHSKKHLQDVGAPKSRCPVSSCNRLFTSKHSMKAHVVRQHSQRPDLVPPLEAPSSLTPSSELSGPGQSELSSLDLAALFSEPPASGGAAAAGSEEALSSGILTIDVTSVSSSLGGTLPANSSSLGPMDPLVLVAHSDLPPSLESPLILGTAATVLPPGSFSVEDVHAVTTGPVGCLVALPVGQDPGALTSSGNLAAHATTPACSSVPELPAPVKVERDPPVASQQASHAPPPPASCSPPEQHSARGTEPAAGPGGLYLLCDVGLPRVPEYKWCVVTGPQESGGSARTDSRAVQLAQKKKEGAARRAEAPESTQRKLRDGQHGPPCLQGGQSSCPRGSLPGPLGGPPGSALTAGLQCVQVPVLQPVSLHLCKLLPWSGLAHQEAPTDPGGTARPVAAQAPGSTINLRDLQ, from the exons ATGCCCGGGAGGGGCGGACCGCTCTTCCTGCGAGGCGGCGGCACCGACGCCGCTGCTGGGCCCAAGATGGACCTCCCAGCCCTGCTCGCCGCCCCGGCCGCGCGCGGAGGCCAacatggcggcggcggcggcggcggccccaGCCGGCTACGCCGAGGCCCGGGGCCGCCTCTGAGCGCGGGCCCGGGCCGCCGCCGCCTGCTGCTGCTGCGGGGCCCGGAAGATGGCGGGCCCGAGCCGCGGCGTGAGGAGGCCCCGGGGCCCAGCCCGCCGCCCCCCGAGGACGGCGGCGACGCCTTCGTGGTGCTGCTGGAGGTGGCGCGCGGCGCCGCCGCCGAGGCCCCGGGAAGGCGGGAAGCCGAGCCCAGCCCGAGCGCGAGCCCCGCCGGCCGCTCCGAGCCGCCGGGCCCTGGCTCCGGCCCGGCCGCCGCCCCCGGCGCGGCCCTCGCCGGCGCCGTGGCCCTCGACCGCCGGGACCTGCTCGTGCGTCTCGATCGCGGCGTCTTCACGCTGGCGCCGCCGCCCGCGCCGGGGCCGCCCGCGCCGCGCCCGCCCGCGCCCCCgggccccgccgccgccgccggccgCCGCGCGCCCCCGGGCTACCGCTGCCCCGAGCCGCAGTGCGCGCTGGCCTTCGCCAAGAAGCAGCAGCTGCAGGTGCACCTGCTGACGCACGGCGGGCCCCAGGCGCGCCGGCCCTTCAAGTGCCCGCTGGACGGCTGCGGCTGGGCCTTCACCACCTCCTACAAGCTCAAGCGACACCTGCAGTCGCACGACAAGCTGCGCCCGTTCGGCTGCCCCGTGGGCGGCTGCGGCAAGAAGTTCACCACCGTGTACAACCTCAAGGCGCACATGCGCGGCCACGAGCAGGAGAGCCTCTTCAAGTGCGAGGTGTGCGCCGAGCGCTTCCCCACGCACGCCAAGCTCAGCTCGCACCAGCGCAGCCACTTCGAGCCCGAGCGGCCCTACAAGTGCGACTTTCCCG GCTGCGAGAAGACCTTCATCACCGTGAGCGCCCTGTTCTCCCACAGCCGTGCGCACTTCAGGGAGCAGGAGCTGTTCCCCTGCTCCTTCCCCGGGTGCAGCAAGCAGTACGACAAGGCCTGCCGCCTCAAGATCCACCTGAGAAGCCACACAG gTGAAAGACCATTTATATGTGACTCGGACAGTTGCGGCTGGACCTTCACCAGTATGTCCAAACTCCTGAGGCATAAAAG GAAACACGACGATGACCGGAGGTTCACCTGCCCCGTGGAAGGCTGTGGCAAGTCCTTCACCCGCGCAGAGCACCTGAAAGGGCACAGCATCACCCACCTGGGCACCAAGCCCTTCGAGTGCCCCGTGGAAG GGTGCTGTGCCAGGTTCTCCGCCCGCAGCAGTCTCTACATTCACTCCAAGAAGCACCTCCAGGACGTGGGTGCTCCCAAAAGCCGCTGCCCGGTGTCCAGCTGCAACAGACTCTTCACCTCCAAGCACAGCATGAAGGCGCACGTGGTGCGGCAGCACAGCCAGCGCCCAG ACCTGGTCCCTCCCCTGGAGGCGCCAAGTTCGCTCACCCCCAGCAGTGAGCTGAGTGGCCCCGGGCAGAGCGAGCTCAGCAGCTTGGACCTGGCCGCCCTGTTCTCAGAGCCACCCGCCAGCGGAGGTGCCGCAGCCGCGGGGTCAGAGGAGGCGCTGAGTTCTGGGATCCTCACCATCGACGTCACTTCCGTGAGCTCGTCCCTGGGAGGGACCCTGCCAGCCAACAGCAGCTCCTTGGGGCCCATGGATCCCCTGGTCCTGGTGGCCCACAGTGACCTTCCTCCAAGTCTGGAGAGCCCCCTCATCCTGGGGACAGCGGCCACAGTGCTCCCGCCGGGCAGCTTCAGCGTGGAGGACGTGCACGCGGTGACCACGGGACCCGTGGGCTGCCTGGTGGCCCTGCCCGTGGGCCAGGACCCAGGGGCTTTGACGTCCAGTGGCAACTTAGCAGCACACGCCACCACCCCGGCCTGCAGCAGCGTCCCCGAGCTGCCAGCCCCCGTCAAGGTGGAGAGGGACCCGCCTGTGGCCTCACAGCAGGCAAGCCACGCGCCACCCCCGCCCGCGTCCTGCAGCCCCCCAGAGCAGCACAGTGCCCGGGGCACAGAGCCCGCTGCCGGCCCCGGTGGCCTCTACCTG CTGTGTGACGTTGGGCTCCCTCGTGTCCCTGAGTACAAATGGTGTGTGGTGACTGGGCCCCAG GAAAGTGGGGGCTCAGCGAGAACTGATTCCCGGGCCGTGCAGCTagcccagaaaaaaaaggaaggagcgGCCCGCCGTGCAG AAGCCCCCGAATCCACTCAGAGGAAACTCAGAGATGGCCAACAtgggcctccctgcctccagggagGCCAAAGCAGCTGTCCACGTGGGAGCCTCCCCGGGCCCCTCGGAGGTCCACCAGGGTCCGCTCTGACAGCCGGGCTCCAGTGCGTCCAGGTTCCGGTCCTGCAG cccGTCTCCCTGCACCTCTGCAAGCTCTTACCTTGGTCAGGACTGGCGCACCAG GAGGCCCCTACAGACCCCGGAGGCACTGCCCGGCCAGTGGCTGCACAGGCCCCAGGAAGCACCATCAACCTCAGGGACCTGCAGTGA
- the Zxdc gene encoding zinc finger protein ZXDC isoform X10, whose translation MPGRGGPLFLRGGGTDAAAGPKMDLPALLAAPAARGGQHGGGGGGGPSRLRRGPGPPLSAGPGRRRLLLLRGPEDGGPEPRREEAPGPSPPPPEDGGDAFVVLLEVARGAAAEAPGRREAEPSPSASPAGRSEPPGPGSGPAAAPGAALAGAVALDRRDLLVRLDRGVFTLAPPPAPGPPAPRPPAPPGPAAAAGRRAPPGYRCPEPQCALAFAKKQQLQVHLLTHGGPQARRPFKCPLDGCGWAFTTSYKLKRHLQSHDKLRPFGCPVGGCGKKFTTVYNLKAHMRGHEQESLFKCEVCAERFPTHAKLSSHQRSHFEPERPYKCDFPGCEKTFITVSALFSHSRAHFREQELFPCSFPGCSKQYDKACRLKIHLRSHTGERPFICDSDSCGWTFTSMSKLLRHKRKHDDDRRFTCPVEGCGKSFTRAEHLKGHSITHLGTKPFECPVEGCCARFSARSSLYIHSKKHLQDVGAPKSRCPVSSCNRLFTSKHSMKAHVVRQHSQRPDLVPPLEAPSSLTPSSELSGPGQSELSSLDLAALFSEPPASGGAAAAGSEEALSSGILTIDVTSVSSSLGGTLPANSSSLGPMDPLVLVAHSDLPPSLESPLILGTAATVLPPGSFSVEDVHAVTTGPVGCLVALPVGQDPGALTSSGNLAAHATTPACSSVPELPAPVKVERDPPVASQQASHAPPPPASCSPPEQHSARGTEPAAGPGGLYLLCDVGLPRVPEYKWCVVTGPQESGGSARTDSRAVQLAQKKKEGAARRAEAPESTQRKLRDGQHGPPCLQGGQSSCPRGSLPGPLGGPPGSALTAGLQCVQVPVLQGDPSGEGVLPLALSPQPSAFHPCFTLDLPVYVLQEPSGPNFLTLS comes from the exons ATGCCCGGGAGGGGCGGACCGCTCTTCCTGCGAGGCGGCGGCACCGACGCCGCTGCTGGGCCCAAGATGGACCTCCCAGCCCTGCTCGCCGCCCCGGCCGCGCGCGGAGGCCAacatggcggcggcggcggcggcggccccaGCCGGCTACGCCGAGGCCCGGGGCCGCCTCTGAGCGCGGGCCCGGGCCGCCGCCGCCTGCTGCTGCTGCGGGGCCCGGAAGATGGCGGGCCCGAGCCGCGGCGTGAGGAGGCCCCGGGGCCCAGCCCGCCGCCCCCCGAGGACGGCGGCGACGCCTTCGTGGTGCTGCTGGAGGTGGCGCGCGGCGCCGCCGCCGAGGCCCCGGGAAGGCGGGAAGCCGAGCCCAGCCCGAGCGCGAGCCCCGCCGGCCGCTCCGAGCCGCCGGGCCCTGGCTCCGGCCCGGCCGCCGCCCCCGGCGCGGCCCTCGCCGGCGCCGTGGCCCTCGACCGCCGGGACCTGCTCGTGCGTCTCGATCGCGGCGTCTTCACGCTGGCGCCGCCGCCCGCGCCGGGGCCGCCCGCGCCGCGCCCGCCCGCGCCCCCgggccccgccgccgccgccggccgCCGCGCGCCCCCGGGCTACCGCTGCCCCGAGCCGCAGTGCGCGCTGGCCTTCGCCAAGAAGCAGCAGCTGCAGGTGCACCTGCTGACGCACGGCGGGCCCCAGGCGCGCCGGCCCTTCAAGTGCCCGCTGGACGGCTGCGGCTGGGCCTTCACCACCTCCTACAAGCTCAAGCGACACCTGCAGTCGCACGACAAGCTGCGCCCGTTCGGCTGCCCCGTGGGCGGCTGCGGCAAGAAGTTCACCACCGTGTACAACCTCAAGGCGCACATGCGCGGCCACGAGCAGGAGAGCCTCTTCAAGTGCGAGGTGTGCGCCGAGCGCTTCCCCACGCACGCCAAGCTCAGCTCGCACCAGCGCAGCCACTTCGAGCCCGAGCGGCCCTACAAGTGCGACTTTCCCG GCTGCGAGAAGACCTTCATCACCGTGAGCGCCCTGTTCTCCCACAGCCGTGCGCACTTCAGGGAGCAGGAGCTGTTCCCCTGCTCCTTCCCCGGGTGCAGCAAGCAGTACGACAAGGCCTGCCGCCTCAAGATCCACCTGAGAAGCCACACAG gTGAAAGACCATTTATATGTGACTCGGACAGTTGCGGCTGGACCTTCACCAGTATGTCCAAACTCCTGAGGCATAAAAG GAAACACGACGATGACCGGAGGTTCACCTGCCCCGTGGAAGGCTGTGGCAAGTCCTTCACCCGCGCAGAGCACCTGAAAGGGCACAGCATCACCCACCTGGGCACCAAGCCCTTCGAGTGCCCCGTGGAAG GGTGCTGTGCCAGGTTCTCCGCCCGCAGCAGTCTCTACATTCACTCCAAGAAGCACCTCCAGGACGTGGGTGCTCCCAAAAGCCGCTGCCCGGTGTCCAGCTGCAACAGACTCTTCACCTCCAAGCACAGCATGAAGGCGCACGTGGTGCGGCAGCACAGCCAGCGCCCAG ACCTGGTCCCTCCCCTGGAGGCGCCAAGTTCGCTCACCCCCAGCAGTGAGCTGAGTGGCCCCGGGCAGAGCGAGCTCAGCAGCTTGGACCTGGCCGCCCTGTTCTCAGAGCCACCCGCCAGCGGAGGTGCCGCAGCCGCGGGGTCAGAGGAGGCGCTGAGTTCTGGGATCCTCACCATCGACGTCACTTCCGTGAGCTCGTCCCTGGGAGGGACCCTGCCAGCCAACAGCAGCTCCTTGGGGCCCATGGATCCCCTGGTCCTGGTGGCCCACAGTGACCTTCCTCCAAGTCTGGAGAGCCCCCTCATCCTGGGGACAGCGGCCACAGTGCTCCCGCCGGGCAGCTTCAGCGTGGAGGACGTGCACGCGGTGACCACGGGACCCGTGGGCTGCCTGGTGGCCCTGCCCGTGGGCCAGGACCCAGGGGCTTTGACGTCCAGTGGCAACTTAGCAGCACACGCCACCACCCCGGCCTGCAGCAGCGTCCCCGAGCTGCCAGCCCCCGTCAAGGTGGAGAGGGACCCGCCTGTGGCCTCACAGCAGGCAAGCCACGCGCCACCCCCGCCCGCGTCCTGCAGCCCCCCAGAGCAGCACAGTGCCCGGGGCACAGAGCCCGCTGCCGGCCCCGGTGGCCTCTACCTG CTGTGTGACGTTGGGCTCCCTCGTGTCCCTGAGTACAAATGGTGTGTGGTGACTGGGCCCCAG GAAAGTGGGGGCTCAGCGAGAACTGATTCCCGGGCCGTGCAGCTagcccagaaaaaaaaggaaggagcgGCCCGCCGTGCAG AAGCCCCCGAATCCACTCAGAGGAAACTCAGAGATGGCCAACAtgggcctccctgcctccagggagGCCAAAGCAGCTGTCCACGTGGGAGCCTCCCCGGGCCCCTCGGAGGTCCACCAGGGTCCGCTCTGACAGCCGGGCTCCAGTGCGTCCAGGTTCCGGTCCTGCAG GGTGATCCCTCGGGTGAAGGAGTCCTGCCTCTGGCCCTCAgtccccagccctcagccttCCACCCCTGCTTCACCCTGGATTTGCCTGTCTACGTCCTCCAG GAACCATCTGGGCCGAACTTTTTGACACTGTCCTGA
- the Zxdc gene encoding zinc finger protein ZXDC isoform X15, translating to MPGRGGPLFLRGGGTDAAAGPKMDLPALLAAPAARGGQHGGGGGGGPSRLRRGPGPPLSAGPGRRRLLLLRGPEDGGPEPRREEAPGPSPPPPEDGGDAFVVLLEVARGAAAEAPGRREAEPSPSASPAGRSEPPGPGSGPAAAPGAALAGAVALDRRDLLVRLDRGVFTLAPPPAPGPPAPRPPAPPGPAAAAGRRAPPGYRCPEPQCALAFAKKQQLQVHLLTHGGPQARRPFKCPLDGCGWAFTTSYKLKRHLQSHDKLRPFGCPVGGCGKKFTTVYNLKAHMRGHEQESLFKCEVCAERFPTHAKLSSHQRSHFEPERPYKCDFPGCEKTFITVSALFSHSRAHFREQELFPCSFPGCSKQYDKACRLKIHLRSHTGERPFICDSDSCGWTFTSMSKLLRHKRKHDDDRRFTCPVEGCGKSFTRAEHLKGHSITHLGTKPFECPVEGCCARFSARSSLYIHSKKHLQDVGAPKSRCPVSSCNRLFTSKHSMKAHVVRQHSQRPDLVPPLEAPSSLTPSSELSGPGQSELSSLDLAALFSEPPASGGAAAAGSEEALSSGILTIDVTSVSSSLGGTLPANSSSLGPMDPLVLVAHSDLPPSLESPLILGTAATVLPPGSFSVEDVHAVTTGPVGCLVALPVGQDPGALTSSGNLAAHATTPACSSVPELPAPVKVERDPPVASQQESGGSARTDSRAVQLAQKKKEGAARRAASAVAVTMHNEDSPSPQPASCFTVTATPSLHAQESSGGHCPLALRGLPGLLTTEGNQDQSPKARRT from the exons ATGCCCGGGAGGGGCGGACCGCTCTTCCTGCGAGGCGGCGGCACCGACGCCGCTGCTGGGCCCAAGATGGACCTCCCAGCCCTGCTCGCCGCCCCGGCCGCGCGCGGAGGCCAacatggcggcggcggcggcggcggccccaGCCGGCTACGCCGAGGCCCGGGGCCGCCTCTGAGCGCGGGCCCGGGCCGCCGCCGCCTGCTGCTGCTGCGGGGCCCGGAAGATGGCGGGCCCGAGCCGCGGCGTGAGGAGGCCCCGGGGCCCAGCCCGCCGCCCCCCGAGGACGGCGGCGACGCCTTCGTGGTGCTGCTGGAGGTGGCGCGCGGCGCCGCCGCCGAGGCCCCGGGAAGGCGGGAAGCCGAGCCCAGCCCGAGCGCGAGCCCCGCCGGCCGCTCCGAGCCGCCGGGCCCTGGCTCCGGCCCGGCCGCCGCCCCCGGCGCGGCCCTCGCCGGCGCCGTGGCCCTCGACCGCCGGGACCTGCTCGTGCGTCTCGATCGCGGCGTCTTCACGCTGGCGCCGCCGCCCGCGCCGGGGCCGCCCGCGCCGCGCCCGCCCGCGCCCCCgggccccgccgccgccgccggccgCCGCGCGCCCCCGGGCTACCGCTGCCCCGAGCCGCAGTGCGCGCTGGCCTTCGCCAAGAAGCAGCAGCTGCAGGTGCACCTGCTGACGCACGGCGGGCCCCAGGCGCGCCGGCCCTTCAAGTGCCCGCTGGACGGCTGCGGCTGGGCCTTCACCACCTCCTACAAGCTCAAGCGACACCTGCAGTCGCACGACAAGCTGCGCCCGTTCGGCTGCCCCGTGGGCGGCTGCGGCAAGAAGTTCACCACCGTGTACAACCTCAAGGCGCACATGCGCGGCCACGAGCAGGAGAGCCTCTTCAAGTGCGAGGTGTGCGCCGAGCGCTTCCCCACGCACGCCAAGCTCAGCTCGCACCAGCGCAGCCACTTCGAGCCCGAGCGGCCCTACAAGTGCGACTTTCCCG GCTGCGAGAAGACCTTCATCACCGTGAGCGCCCTGTTCTCCCACAGCCGTGCGCACTTCAGGGAGCAGGAGCTGTTCCCCTGCTCCTTCCCCGGGTGCAGCAAGCAGTACGACAAGGCCTGCCGCCTCAAGATCCACCTGAGAAGCCACACAG gTGAAAGACCATTTATATGTGACTCGGACAGTTGCGGCTGGACCTTCACCAGTATGTCCAAACTCCTGAGGCATAAAAG GAAACACGACGATGACCGGAGGTTCACCTGCCCCGTGGAAGGCTGTGGCAAGTCCTTCACCCGCGCAGAGCACCTGAAAGGGCACAGCATCACCCACCTGGGCACCAAGCCCTTCGAGTGCCCCGTGGAAG GGTGCTGTGCCAGGTTCTCCGCCCGCAGCAGTCTCTACATTCACTCCAAGAAGCACCTCCAGGACGTGGGTGCTCCCAAAAGCCGCTGCCCGGTGTCCAGCTGCAACAGACTCTTCACCTCCAAGCACAGCATGAAGGCGCACGTGGTGCGGCAGCACAGCCAGCGCCCAG ACCTGGTCCCTCCCCTGGAGGCGCCAAGTTCGCTCACCCCCAGCAGTGAGCTGAGTGGCCCCGGGCAGAGCGAGCTCAGCAGCTTGGACCTGGCCGCCCTGTTCTCAGAGCCACCCGCCAGCGGAGGTGCCGCAGCCGCGGGGTCAGAGGAGGCGCTGAGTTCTGGGATCCTCACCATCGACGTCACTTCCGTGAGCTCGTCCCTGGGAGGGACCCTGCCAGCCAACAGCAGCTCCTTGGGGCCCATGGATCCCCTGGTCCTGGTGGCCCACAGTGACCTTCCTCCAAGTCTGGAGAGCCCCCTCATCCTGGGGACAGCGGCCACAGTGCTCCCGCCGGGCAGCTTCAGCGTGGAGGACGTGCACGCGGTGACCACGGGACCCGTGGGCTGCCTGGTGGCCCTGCCCGTGGGCCAGGACCCAGGGGCTTTGACGTCCAGTGGCAACTTAGCAGCACACGCCACCACCCCGGCCTGCAGCAGCGTCCCCGAGCTGCCAGCCCCCGTCAAGGTGGAGAGGGACCCGCCTGTGGCCTCACAGCAG GAAAGTGGGGGCTCAGCGAGAACTGATTCCCGGGCCGTGCAGCTagcccagaaaaaaaaggaaggagcgGCCCGCCGTGCAG cATCAGCGGTGGCAGTGACAATGCATAATGAAGATAGCCCAAGCCCACAGCCTGCCTCGTGCTTCACGGTGACAGCAACGCCCTCGCTCCACGCACAGGAATCCTCGGGTGGCCATTGTCCCCTGGCATTGCGCGGCCTCCCGGGGCTGCTGACCACTGAAGGAAACCAGGACCAGTCACCAAAGGCCAGGCGAACCTAA